One segment of Chionomys nivalis chromosome 3, mChiNiv1.1, whole genome shotgun sequence DNA contains the following:
- the LOC130871583 gene encoding eukaryotic translation initiation factor 1A-like, which yields MPKNKGKGGKNRRRGKNENESEKRELVFKEDGQEYAQVIKMLGNGRLEAMCFDGVRRLCHFRGKLRKKVWINTSDIILIGLRDYQDNKADVILKYNADEARSLKAYGELPEHAKINETDTFGPGDDDEIQFYDIGDDDEDIDDI from the coding sequence ATGCCGAAGAATAAAGGCAAAGGAGGCAAAAACAGGCGCAGaggtaaaaatgaaaatgaatctgAAAAAAGAGAGTTGGTGTTTAAAGAAGATGGGCAAGAGTATGCCCAGGTGATCAAAATGCTGGGAAACGGACGATTGGAAGCAATGTGTTTCGACGGTGTAAGGAGGCTGTGCCACTTCAGAGGAAAGCTGAGAAAAAAGGTTTGGATAAATACCTCAGACATTATATTGATTGGTCTACGAGACTATCAAGATAACAAAGCTGATGTAATCTTAAAGTATAATGCAGATGAAGCAAGAAGTCTGAAGGCGTATGGAGAACTTCCAGAACATGcgaaaatcaatgaaacagacaCATTTGGTCCTGGGGATGATGATGAAATCCAGTTTTATGATATTGGAGATGATGATGAAGACATTGATGATATCTAA